In Ornithodoros turicata isolate Travis chromosome 1, ASM3712646v1, whole genome shotgun sequence, the DNA window GAAATTTGCTTCTCTTTCAAATATGTCCCAATTTGCCTGTTGtaatttccaccgtggtggacGTGTTTTTATGTTGTTGGTGTAACCATGCAATTTAATAATGACCGGAAAATGGTCGCTACCTCGGGGATTCCGTTCAATTCTCCAGTCCACGCAGTGGAAAAGAGAAAAACTGCACAATGAGATGTCTATTGCGGAAAAACACCTTGATGTAGAGTTTACATATGTTGGCAATCCCGTATTTAGTAAGCAGACAGGCCTTGCAAGGAGGACTCGTTCCAACATTCTCCCACGACTATCGGTTTTTTGGCTCCCCCACAAGATGTTATGTGCATTGAAATCCCCAAGCAGGATGAACGATGGAGGAAGCTGGTCCAAAATATATTCTATTTGTTTCTGTTCAACAGCTATCGAAGATGGAAGATAAAGAGAACATACATTCATTACATTATCGAGACAAATCTGAATAGCAACAGCCTCAAGTGTTGTGTTTAGTGGAATGTGCGTTGCAAGAAGGTGTTTTCGTGTCAGGACTGCAACACCTCCAGAAGCCCGTGCTGTGTTGGATCGGTCCTTCCTAAACATATTCCACTGTCTGAATGGATTAGGGTTACAGGGGTTCAGGTAAGTTTCCTGCAAGCAAATACAGGCGGCATTGTGTGTGTCACAGAGATCGTGAACATCATCTGTGTTTGTGAGCAGGCCTCGGCAGTTCCACAGAAGGATAGGATTCATTAAGATAACTAGGAGGAGGAAAAGGATCACCTGCATTGtgtagtgtgtgtgttttatgtgaATTTTGTGTTGTCTCTGCATGGTTTTATGCAGCCTGTATTCTTGGTGGGTGTACTTTCTGCTGCTCCTTATGCTTTCCTCTAACTCTACCACCTGACTTCTCCCGCTTGTCCTTCCCGTGAGAAGAACCAGCTGGAAGACTCGACGACGACTTCTGTGATGAGCGGTCGTCGTTGTCAACTTCCATTGTCATGGCTTGGGACGGATAGCTTGTAACCTCGTCCCAAACAGAAGGGGAGCCGGCAATCTCTGATGAGGCTGTTGCCATCCCTTTGGGCTGGCGGTTTGGCCAGCCTGAGGGAACACTTCCGTGGCCCTCTCTCGTGACTATATGGTCAATCAAGGTATTAGATCCAGATGATCCAAGTCTAGTTGGCGTATCAAGAAGCCATAAGGCCATAAGGCCTAAAGCCATACGGGGTGCATATTTCTTGGTATTGTATGGCAATATTGCTATCGCCGAGCAGGTCAATATTCATGTCTCCCATCAAAACGACATTCAGTTTCGCACTGTCTAGTACACTCATAATCGTTTCCAACTGGTCAAGAAAGACCTGTATGTTACTTTGCGGGGATCTATATACTACACCAAGTACCAGCGGCCGATTAGGAAAACGTGCATCACAGTTAAGGCAAAAAGAAGCAATGTCTGGGATCTCTATGAAAAGACTTTCGCAGTAGTCTACGTCGATGCTGATATCCTGTCGCGGAAAGAATGCCACATCATCACTAACGTATATCCCAACATCACCATGCATGTGCGCCTCCCGGTGCTTCAATTCAGCATTGTAGCCATTCAAAGAACAGAATGATTCACTGCTGTTGCTCAACCAAGTTTCAGATAAAGCAATGGATGTTATATGTGAGTGTACGCTCTCAGTAATTAGTTTTAATTCGTCAAAATGCTTCGGTAAACTTCAAATATTCAAATGAATAGCCGACACTGTTACATAGATCTGTCACTAAATTAACTAAGTCACCAACACCATGCATGTGACACAAAACACATGTGACACAAAAATAGACAAAAAGAACATACAAGAGAGAAAAGGTTTAACGGGACCGAACTCAGCGTCCCAGCCTCGTGAGTTCATCTTTATGCTTTATTCGCTGCGCCTTCTCTCGATCTGCGCGCCTCAGGTGAATGTGGCCATTGTGCACCCATACATAAGAAAAAGTATGCTCCCTGGCAAACTTCCGAGCCTCCCACAGGAGAGCTTTTTTGCTGGGAGTGAGGTTTTCACACAAAGAGGGTAGCCCCGCATTCACCGGGCCACTGTTCGGATCGCGACTTCTGAGTTTGCGTGAATTTGAAAGCCAAAGATCCCTCGTCTGCCGCTCCCTAAACCGAATAATTATGGGGCAGCCATTGGGTTCTTACTAGAAGGGAGACGATGTACTGCCTCAATATCCGTGGTAGTCAAACAAGCCACCTCAAGTTTTGCCGCTATTTCGTTCACGGTTTTCATTATACTGTGGCGGCTCGCCAGCGCGACGATAACGACGGCCATCTTCATCCCGCGCATGCTCGCGCTCACACCACGCATTCACCTTCCATCGGATTAAAAAGCTCTTTGACTCGCAACCTCTCTCTGCCTGGTCGCTTTCTCTAGGCCTCTACattttggtgacccggacgtgatcgTCTACCAGCAATCATGCCTAACCAAGGAGACACGCCGCCCGAACCGTCATCCCCTATCTCTCCCCCAGGTAAAAGTTTCGGAAATTAAGCTTCCGAGTTTCTGGAACAACGACCCCTCGCTTTGGTTTGTACTCGTCGAAGCGGAATTCGCGAAGCGCCACATTACAAGCCAACAGACCAAATACCATCATGTTCTAACGTCTCTCTCAGCATCCGTCATGGCAGAGGTCCGGGACATCAGCATCAGCGTTGACATGCGGCACAAGCGACTCACGGACGGCACCACCACTCTCAGCGTATCGGGTATAGCGTCCAGGCTCCTTCCAGCTAAACGTATTGGTGCCTGAATCCCAGCCTTCATTTTCCGCCATCCTCGCTGAGTTTCCTGAGCTCACGTCACCATCTAACGATCTTCGTCCCGTGAACCAGCACAACATCTACCACGATATTGAAACCACGGGGCCTCCCGTTTTCGCAAGACCACGACGCCTAGCTCCTGAAAAGCAGAAACTCGCACGTCGCAAAACGCCTTCACTTTTGCTATGTGTACATCGATGACATCCTCGCAGCCAGTTCTTCAGCTGAGGAACATCGCGCACATCTACGAGAGCTCTTTTCACGTTTGCAAGAGTACGGCCTCATCGTCAACCCCAGCAAGCGTTTATTCGGCGTTGAAGAGCTTGAATTCCTCAGCCACCTTATCAACAGACACGGAATACATCCTCTTCCACAACGAGTTCAGGTCATCCGTGATTTCCCACTTCCACAGTCGTCCAAGAAGTTGCAGGAATTCATTGGGATGATCAACTTCTATCGTCGCATCATCCCCCATTGCGCTCAGATTATGCAGCCGCTCCACGTGCTGTTGTCCCCCAAGAAACCAGCTCGGCAAGCATTTCATGGTCGGACGCTGCCCTCCAGGCATTTAATCAGCTCAAGTCCGCTCTCGCGGAAACAGCGTTGTTGACCCACCCGCTTCCTGATGCTCCGACAAACCTCGTTGTCAATGCTTCCACAGAAGCGGTCGGCGCGGTCCTTCAACAGGCGATCAATGGCACATGGACGCCACTTGCGTTTTTCTCCAAACCCCTTCGACCCGCCGAGCGAAATTACAGTACCTTTGGTCGCGAACTACTCGCAGTATACCTTGCCATCCGTCACTTCAGGTACTTTCTTGAGGGCCGCTCATTTTATGTCCTCACAGACCACAAGCCCCTGACATACTCCATGCACTCAAGTCACTCTTCGCTGAGCCCACGTGAAATCCGCCAACTACCTTTCGTGTCCGAATTTACAACTGACCTTCGGCACATTCGTGGCACCGACAATGCCGCAGCCGATGCTCTGTCACGCATTGCGGTATCTTCCGTCACCACAGACGACACCCAAGCCACATGAAGCCCAAACACATGACCAAGAGCTGGCCCCCTTACGCACCTCGTCTAGCCTGACCTTGCAAGATGTCATCCTTCCCAACACCAACATCTCCCTCACGTGCGACCTCTCTACCGGTGCACCACGTCCCTTCGTTCGAGAGCCTTTTCGCTTCACTGTCTTCAGGACACTCCACTGCCTTTCCCACCCCGGCATCCGCGCCACCCAGCGCCTCGTCACAGCGCGCTACGTCTGGCCCCACATCAATTCAGACATCCGCAAGTGGACACGTTCCTGCCTGCAGTGCCAGAAGGCGAAATTACCAGGTACATCGTCACACCACCCCACAAATTCCCACCACCGAAGCATCGTTTCGAGCATGTGCACATCGATATTGTTGGGCCGTTACCATCTTCAGAGGTTTTCGATATTTACTCACTTGCATAGAGCGTTGCACCCGTTGGCCAGAAGCCCAACCCATCCCAGATATTGACGGCAGATTCCGTCGCCCGCGCTTTCATGGCAACATGGGTCGCCCGTTTCGGCGTCCCAGCGTCATCACCACTGACATGGGCCGGCAATTCGAATCCAAGCTTTTCCAAGACCTTCTCCACTTCCTGGGCTACCGCAGCTGCACCACAGCCTACCACCCCTGCAGCAACGGTCTCGTCGAACGCCTACACGGACAGATCAAGACCGCGCTTCGTTGCTGCCCTGACCCCTCGTCTTGGGTTGATAATATCCCTATCATTCTACTCGGCCTCCGCTCAGCCGTCAAGAAGGACCTGGAATGCTCTCCTGCCGAATTAGTCTACGGCGCCTCCCTCCACGTCCCCGGCGAATTCTTGGGTCCCCCATCTCTCGGTTCAGCACCTCTCCCTGCTGCCTCTCTTGACGGGATCCGAGATGCGATTCGTGCTGTTCAGCCGACACCAACACGACTCCCCGCATCCATCAGCCCATTTGTCTTCAAGGACATTCACACGTCTACTCATGTTTTCATTCGAAATGACGCTACCCGCGCCCCCCTTCAGCCACCTTACCAAGGCCCGTTCAGGGTACTTCAGCGGACAGACCGTCACTTCACCGTGGACATCGATGGCCGTCACGACACCGTCTCGATTGAGCGCCTCAAACTGGCCTTCCTCGACGCATCGCACATCCCACTACCTCGCGTTTCCACCGCCGCTGCAGGACCTCTCGTTGTCTCACCTCCTGTCCGCACTGTCCACTGGCATACTCCGCTCCTCCACGGCTCATGACTTCTGCGGAGGGGAAGCAGTGTGGCGGCTCGCCAGCGCGACGATAACGACGGCCATCTTCggcggtgcatcaccaccgacactctatgggaatccccatacatttttcaactcccgtagcgctgcaaaaatttggttgatctccgtgcaactgcttttaaatggaagaggatgcttagatctagtgcctgattgaagcagattttgcgttttagactcagaaatgTTTATATCGTCGCcgaaaggtttgggaaaagctatatttcaagattccgctcgcttacaaaatagagccgcccaTAATCGAAAATCTagctcgatcacgcactagaccagtgtttcccagagtgtggtccgcggacccctgggggtccgcgagagtgtccgtgggggtccgcgaccgtctctcacatttcagtgaggattttcgtccccacaaacacgcgctcgtacatgctgcccgatttccacaCACCCAGAATTTCCAAAATTGcgacaagcatgcttcaacggctagcttctaatttctgatagaaaagtcctgcaatgcacgtttgtccgcgtcatagacatacaaacaagaagaacaaaccagtccggaatcctTTCTGAGGCTGTATcaaaagcacgcagcagctgacgaggttgctggttatgcactagCTAGTatgggaaatacagtgcgtcatatcgttttgcttcgagttcgaactgactgaagagtgttcctgtgtttagcgcattttatatttggcagcctgcggacctcttgcagcgatggtggcACTACAGATGATACCTCGCACTGAACGCGGCGTTGGAAGTCAACTTCGCTTCTGTCTAGACAGTCACTTGACCACCTTTATGCTTGCACAAATGTAGTTTCGTTCCTTGTTATACCctgtcgcgcatattaaacgcggtctgcaatgcagtgtacacagcgcgtattccggtatatttgtgtgtgtagggtggggggtccgtgaatttgttctcatcgcttccgggggtccgtcaccgccaaaagtttgggaaacgctgcacTAGAgaaacatatcaagaaccaataccaacaaaaagatttcatctatgttaagccgttgacttggcacacgagtttttttttcaggtatggtcatccgtggagtacgccgcttcagaatcggcagcgcagtgctgccatctctcatCGAGTGTGTCGTtacaagcaacaacaatttgaccgctggaaatgatataccgctgcacgtggccggaagacgacgaggctgacgttgaccatgacgcgggagcacaagcacgggcagcgtagcccagccccaaattttgtttattgtttgttcaacgatgctcattttctcgggggaacagtagatgaaacttatttgtcttggaattcccagtcgcacccacagaaatgtggaaggatcatgcttgtaaaaaaatAGTGGCGCTGGATAGGTTATACAGTGAAATCTTTTCTTTTACACTGGATGCCGGAAACCTAGCAGCGCTTTTAGCACTCATCCACTAGGATGTTAACGGGAAGGGGGGTCTGTTGTTTCATGGGACAACTTTACAATAGTTATTTGAACCGCACTGGGTATCTCCTCGTCCCATGACGTGGTTAGGAGCGCGGATCAAGTGCGGTCCCCTAGACTCTaatacccgtattcaccagtcgacttaaaccattggtttagtgacgtcgggtttaaatcgatcacgtgatctctccggctttGAAGCGCTATCCAaagggttgaccacaacgcatgcgcattattcacattgtcacgtgacggttgaggggagggagaaagtagcagacgacaggactgcgaaggagggaaggctcctgttcttttttttttattattatgaggttgttagttagttagttccaGTTCCTAATCCCTTTTGCGACAGGGCGGGCGTTCTTTTTAGAACgcctcaggaaaaaaaaacacgcgcaCACGATACAAAAAACACTACACTATCTTGAACACTAACATATAGTCTTTGCAGTCCCAGTTCCTCTCTTCAAGGATTGTGTTGTTCTGTCCCACTCTCGCAGATGGCGCTTGGTGTGGTGGATGGGGTGAGTGGGGCGCTGAGGGGAAGGCGGCGCGGGGGCTCCGGTCTCCACAGCTTTCCAATGACACTGTATCAGATTCGTTGTTCGTTGAGGTGCAAGGAGCGGCGTCCGTTACGATTGGGCGAAAGTCACTGAAGCCCAAAAGCATGGCTTTATTCTCCTGATGTTTGAGGAGTTCCCCTCGGGTGTCCAGGCTGTTTAATGCGTCGCATCGGAATAAGATATGGTCGATGTCTTCCTCCTCTTTGCCGCAGAGGAGGCATACAGGGTCCCCCTCTCCAAAGAGCTCAAAGATCCTCTTTTGGGTAAGGAGGGATCCTGTCCTTGCCTGGAAGAGCAGAGCGCTGTCCCTATCGCCTCTATACTCCGCTACTGGGGCCGGGATCTCCTTGCAAGCTGCGTAGTTGTCCAGGCTCTCTTTCTTCGCTAGTGACTCGCGCCAGAGTATCTTTggttgttacggaagaaaagttgagatggcgctgctgcaggtggttgcggatcagGGTATCGGTAATCGTTGGTTAGATCTACCACTGTATCTGTTAATGACAAGCTCCGCGAGATATGGTTGttatggtcgctaaaaaggtATACGTAGTGAGCGTTTGCAATGTTATTTGAAAAACAGAAGTAGGTATCCTCGCggaggtgatcgttgtgctatTGTCAGTGTTTGGTCGTCGATTATGGTTGCGTGTAATAatttcatccgcatcgaccatggcttatttatcgtctgttgtgcgatatgtgtggtgaactgcaacgatcaagattgcCCCTCGATtgctggggcattccagcagcgtCGTTTGTACGCTTTCGAGCCTGGTGTCATGAgcgcaacgtgtgtgcaagtgtttgatcactgtgggctatgtaaacagaaagaaagttgatgcaagggtggccttatgcatgggactcccacacgcacaacttttacggtgttatcgttttaagaaatcgacgtgatactttcaacgtgtcacaaacctgcaacgcgttaccgtgtattcacacgagcgtgttttctgacggcgcagcgactgaaggagcgagaggggtaaatgataaggcgctgaggctacgcccttttggaacgcctacacagatagtgttccaatgtgatgtcggctcagatgctggggaagccggggattacgttcgcgctgcggttgaacgttgcagcattaattttatgtgcacggcgcttggtacacaatggacgaaagaaagcgaaaatttgtggctcttgcttttctcattgacgatagtgaatgccgacacgaaaagaagcggttaAAGAAGCTATGGACGAATCAATGGTTGCTGAGGAAGGAAtacggtctgcaaaatagccttctacgggagctacgacacgaagacccatttgtctaccgcaaggttttgagcatcgatgcggccacttttaaatacattctgctccgcatagcaaagcgcaaaaggagagtatagaggccaatatgcgggacagtatactagccagtgatcgtctttccgtaacccgtctgcaacaggttcgttcgaattatgtgcgcttaaacatgcctctaaatgcataaaacgttcgtatataagagtgagcgggaaagagtgtaggagagagtactgtgatgtgcgtcgtcgttttttaccgtgactccgcagcagtctcacggtgttgagtgtggtgtaaagcagagacggctgtggcgtaaaggtcgcacctttcgaacacagtaaaaacagcttcaccgcatagcaggttctgcgccaatcattgtcgTGAATGAAAGGgctctcacttctgattggagggcagagtggagcgtacacctttttgtgtcaattgtgtgtgtgtctctggtggTCCCTCTGCAgtacgttccgctaaagcaagaaaccttgtcctctttctgcagaagggaggtcttgctcaacggcccatctaatactttgatctccccgacgaactcatgcaccctcaacgcatctccacccttcatcctctatcctccatccgtcttgctttttttattttttcggctagctttggtagcttccaattccagcgtttcattggccccattgctttagACGTTGGACgggccatgtttttgtgtctactactcattccggtggcatagcgaggcagaattcacacccactcaaacaacccttatgatctgtttcttttctttttctctttttttggtgGAGGTAGGTTAccgtcccatacatacatataaaattatggaacaaaacgaaattcacgaattggcactttttgcatatcgcgttatATAGGAAGCTCTCCTAGTGACTAATTATGAAATAATGTCATGACAAAGCGAGACGCCATCACGTAAGTGTTGCATCTTCAGCACTATAGCTTTGTCCAGGGGTTACTCTaaagcgctgtggcagttctCAAACTGTGTCGCCGCGATGAATGGGAAACACGTAAGAATAGTGAAACCGCGGAAAACTGActccctttattacaactgatcgttttcgttggtgcttgtcagaacacgatgtatgcacacagtggcctcccgTGAATGCGCCGCATGACGTGATGATGACCCCGGGGAGCTGCCATGTAGGCttgtgtaatgacagccctaaaatattataccattacatggttaatttatgatgccagacaactatgaCTATGCGTGACCCCACAGTGGCCGGCTTGGGGATAAAATTTTGCACCCCTTTGTCTTACCCGGCGTGcgatactgctcacacatttctcgtttttaaaccaaactgctagcgtcctgagccgatac includes these proteins:
- the LOC135372067 gene encoding uncharacterized protein LOC135372067, translating into MPQPMLCHALRYLPSPQTTPKPHEAQTHDQELAPLRTSSSLTLQDVILPNTNISLTCDLSTGAPRPFVREPFRFTVFRTLHCLSHPGIRATQRLVTARYVWPHINSDIRKWTRSCLQCQKAKLPERCTRWPEAQPIPDIDGRFRRPRFHGNMGRPFRRPSVITTDMGRQFESKLFQDLLHFLGYRSCTTAYHPCSNGLVERLHGQIKTALRCCPDPSSWVDNIPIILLGLRSAVKKDLECSPAELVYGASLHVPGEFLGPPSLGSAPLPAASLDGIRDAIRAVQPTPTRLPASISPFVFKDIHTSTHVFIRNDATRAPLQPPYQGPFRVLQRTDRHFTVDIDGRHDTVSIERLKLAFLDASHIPLPRVSTAAAGPLVVSPPVRTVHWHTPLLHGS